The genomic stretch TTCAAATAAATCAGCAGAAGCATTTGTCCTACTGAAAAAAGCTTTCATCGTCTATCCAACAGAATTTTCAAAATTCGCTTGTTCCTGGAAGTCAACGAAAGCTCAAGAAGTTCGATCTCTGTGGCAAGAAGCGCAAAAACAAATTGATGACACCATAGAATGCCCGACATGAAGGGAATCATCAGCAAGCCCTTCATAAACCCCCGTAAACTCGTTAAACTACGCGACCTTATGGGGCGGTAGCTCAGCTGGGAGAGCGCTGCGTTCGCAATGCAGAGGTCGGGAGTTCGATCCTCCTCCGCTCCACCAATTTTCCCTTATGCCAACAACCGGTTAACGTCGTCAGCGCTAGCCGGTTTTTCTTTCTGTTTCCCCAACGTAACCAAATCGTGACCGGCTGTCCAAAACGGCCACGGCCGGCCCGCACGTTTTCCAGTGCCAGCTGACCGATCCCGGCATGGAGTTCTCTGACGCTCGGACTGGAGTCGTCAAACTTCTCGGCGGCGGTAATGAAAGTGCTCGGTAGCACGCGCCAAAAACGGCTTCGTCTTCCGGACACGACCGACTATCCCGGAAGCGGCGCCAACAATGCCGCTAATTCCGTTTCATCGAATTTCACCGTGCCATGGCCGTCTGCGGCCAGGATGCCGGCGGCAAGCTCGGCTTTTTTCTCCTGCAACGTCAGAATTTTCTCTTCGATGCTACCGGCAACGATGAGCTTATAGACAAAAACTGGCTTGTCCTGGCCGAGTCGGTGGGCGCGGTCGGTGGCTTGGTTTTCGGCGGCCGGGTTCCACCAGGGGTCGTAGTGGATGACGGTATCGGCGGCGGTCAGGTTTAGGCCGACGCCGCCGGCCTTGAGGCTGATAAGGAACACCGGTACCTCGCCTTGCTGAAAACGGCGGATTGTGGATTCGCGATGTTTCGGCTTGGTTTGACCGGTGAGCACGGCAAACGGGATCTGCGCCGACGTCAATTCCTGCTCGATCAAGGCGAGCATCCCGGTGAATTGCGAGAACACGAGGATGCGCCGACCTTCATCGACCAATTCCGGCAGCATACCCATCAAGAGCGCGAGCTTGGCGCGTTCTTTGACACGCGCGGCGGCGGCCGTTTTCAGCAGGCGCGGGTCGCAACATACCTGCCGCAATTTGAGCAGCGCGTCGAGAATGAGGATGTGGCTACGGTTGAAGCCTCTTCCGGCAACAGCATCGCGCACTTTTTTATCCATGCTGCTGCGTACCGCTTCGTACAGATCGCGTTGCCCGGCCTGGAGCTCGACGGTTTGAACGATGACGGTCTTGTTCGGCAACTCGGTCGCCACTTGGTCTTTGCGTCGGCGCAAAATGAAAGGCCGGAGGCGGCGCGCGAGCAAGTCACGGCGCAGTTGATCGCCGTGCTTCTCGATCGGCGTGCGCCAATGGCGTGCGAACCGTTTGGCGTCGCCGAGAAAGCCCGGCAACAGAAAGTCGAATTGCGCCCAAAGCTCGCCCAGGTGATTCTCCAGCGGTGTTCCCGTCAGGCACAGGCGATGACGCGCGTTGAGCTTGCGGACCACAGCGGCGGCGCGGCTCGCGCCGTTCTTGACGGTCTGCGCCTCGTCGAGGATCACGAAATGATAGTCGTGCGCGGTCAGCTCGGCTTCGTCGCGCCATAGCAACGGATAAGTCGTCAAGACAATGTCGTACCTTGGAATTTGCGCGAACAACGCGCTGCGCTCGCTACCTTGTAAGACGAGCACCGACAACGCCGGCGCAAAGCGCGCGACCTCGTGCTTCCAGTTATGCACCAGCGAGGTCGGCAACACGATCAGCGCCGGTCGATCGAGCCGCCCAGCCTCTTTTTCCAATAACAGATGCGCCAAGGTTTGCGCCGTTTTTCCAAGGCCCATGTCGTCCGCCAGAATCCCGGCAAGTCCGTACGTACGCAGGTACTGCAGCCATGAAAGGCCGTCGCGCTGATACGGTCGAAGCGCGAGCGTGAAGCCACGCGGCGGTGCAACCGGCGTCACGCCGGCGGTGGCCTGCAAACGTTCCGCCATCTGTTGCACATCGTCCATCCCGCGGAATTGCCAGCGTCCGCTGTCGGCTAACGCCGCGAGGCGCGGCGCGTCGAGCACCGGCAAACGCAGCGCGCCGGTGGGTACGACGTCGAACAAATCGATCAACGTGCGCGCGAGCGGCTTCAATCGCCCGGCCGGCACCTGCAACCGCAAACCGTCGGCGGCGCGCAGCTCGATCGCTTCGGCATCGTCGATACGCGCCAGACGATCGTCCGCCAACCAGCGCGAATCGCGCGCAAACAACGCCGACAGCAGCGGCGCCAGCGCCAACCGTCGACCGTCGACATCGATCCCCATAT from Gammaproteobacteria bacterium encodes the following:
- a CDS encoding DEAD/DEAH box helicase, translating into MNPTATYTRGDVLRWLNEREVAKAQDYLVRVSELDVRPQSLHARVQGTVRRPYQVDIHFHGIERRDWRLQASCSCPVGYFCKHTAAVLLVGIAQRDQTPAVRPDVLSWIENFRTSLQPPAAPEKSKRAVKPTTALYYVIDRSIDERTWHVLFRKGGLDVDGRPAQAAADWHNVDQALMRPPKFVDESDLEILRLLWLQRPRDGFGYALTLAGPHGEEILQRLVASGRLYFGEQSLVRLSEGAARRGEMAWGLDANGLLQADVRTTPPATAVLALKSFWYVDVPAGLIGPLTLTLPVAQARRLLELPPLNAREAPLVADALSELAPALPRPAADALSQIPVIDEVPVPVLKLGTLSVYGVRRFRGYPRNYNYDTIEFDYAVPVFRYGTVLVSVDDSSEFVQTAAGDLVRVKRRRREEARRLESLKSFGLARVPAHALHTASLAVPPRMYALHDENAWNTFFVTTLARLRTTGWDVQVPPNFRHRRLEPTAWYADITDGGNGWFELDMGIDVDGRRLALAPLLSALFARDSRWLADDRLARIDDAEAIELRAADGLRLQVPAGRLKPLARTLIDLFDVVPTGALRLPVLDAPRLAALADSGRWQFRGMDDVQQMAERLQATAGVTPVAPPRGFTLALRPYQRDGLSWLQYLRTYGLAGILADDMGLGKTAQTLAHLLLEKEAGRLDRPALIVLPTSLVHNWKHEVARFAPALSVLVLQGSERSALFAQIPRYDIVLTTYPLLWRDEAELTAHDYHFVILDEAQTVKNGASRAAAVVRKLNARHRLCLTGTPLENHLGELWAQFDFLLPGFLGDAKRFARHWRTPIEKHGDQLRRDLLARRLRPFILRRRKDQVATELPNKTVIVQTVELQAGQRDLYEAVRSSMDKKVRDAVAGRGFNRSHILILDALLKLRQVCCDPRLLKTAAAARVKERAKLALLMGMLPELVDEGRRILVFSQFTGMLALIEQELTSAQIPFAVLTGQTKPKHRESTIRRFQQGEVPVFLISLKAGGVGLNLTAADTVIHYDPWWNPAAENQATDRAHRLGQDKPVFVYKLIVAGSIEEKILTLQEKKAELAAGILAADGHGTVKFDETELAALLAPLPG